The following is a genomic window from Hymenobacter gelipurpurascens.
GTATCCGCCTGTTCGGCGAGGCCATTCATGGCAAGAGCCCCGAGCAAATACAGGAGCTGATGCAGCGCCACGGTTTCGAGCAGAGCGAAGTGGAGAAGATGGATACCGGCGAGGTACGCCTCTCCTACGAGAAGGAAATGATTGATATGTACTTCGATGAAGACCAGCTCCAATTTGTGAATTTCGGGGTATTCATCAACGAAGACTTGGAAGTGCAGTGGCCTGCCTAAAACGAGTTATCCACAAATCACCCCGAATTTTGTGTTGATAAGTTGATAACTATCTAATAATCCGGTGCTTTCTACCTGGTTCTTCTCTATTTGAACCTTAAAGTCCGGAATTAGGCAAGTCCTGATAATCAGAGCTCAACAAAAAAGCCACCCCGATCTGGGGTGGCTTTTTTGTTGCAATTTCAAGAAAGGCTAAGAAGGCAGAATAGCCCGGAACAGCAGAAACAGACCACCGGCCAGTGCCATGGTAACTGGCAGCGTGAGCACCCAGGCCAAAGCAATGTTGCGCACCATCTGGGGGTTCAGGTTCTTGATGCCGCGGTTGGCTACCATGGAGCCCGCAATAGCCGAAGACAGTACGTGCGTGGTGCTGCTGGGCAAACCGTAGGCCGTAGAAGCGCCAATCATGGCGGCGGCTACCAGCTCCGAGGAAGCGCCCTGCGCATAGGTCAGGTGTTCCTTACCGATCCGCTCACCAATGGTTTTCACGATGCGCTGCCAGCCGATCATGGTGCCTAGGCCCAGCGAAACAGATACCGCTACCAGTACTTGCCACGGCGCATAGTCCGTGAAGCCTTTCATATTGTCTAGGCCACCCTTGAGGGTGTCGCGGTCGGCGGTGCTCAGGCTTACTTTGTCGCTGGCCTGGATTTTCTTAGCGTCGTTGCCGAGCAGCAGGATGGCTTTGCGAATCTCGAAGCGCGTGCTTTGCGGCAGCTGGCCGATTTCCGTTTTGCCCACGAAGATGCTGTCGAGGGCATTGGTTTGCATTTTGATGCTGGCCACCGACTCGCGGTCCTTCGCGCTCAGCTCGCTTACGTTCACTTTCTGCATCACCTGTTCTACCTTCACCAGCGAGTCGCGCATATCCAGCGGGTTCTTGCTGTGGTCGAGGGCGAAGTAGGTAGGCACGATGCCAATCAGAATCAGCATCATGAGGCCTACGCCTTTCTGGCCGTCGTTCGAGCCGTGGAAGTAGCTCACCAGCGTACAGGTAACAATCAGGATCAGGCGAATCCAGAGGGGTGGGGGCTTGCGCTTGTGCGGCTCCTTGAAGATGGCTTTGTTCTGCACAAAACGCTTCAAAAGAAACATCATCACAATGGTCAGCGAGAAGCCGAACAGCGGGCCTACGAGCAGGGCAATGCCCGTTTCGCCGGCTTTGCCCCAGTTTACGGCCGCGTTGTGTGAGTCGGGCAGGAAGCTGTAAGCAATGCCCACACCCAGAATAGACCCAATCAGGGCGTGCGAGCTGGAGGCCGGAATGCCGTAGTACCACGTGCCCACATTCCAGAGAATGGCGGCCACAATCAGGGCGCCCACCATGGCAATGCCGTGATATACGTTCTGATCCACTAGGCTTTCAACGGGCAGCAGGTACACCACGCCCATGGCTACGGCAATGCCGCCCGTGAGTACCCCGATGAAGTTCCAGAAGGCCGACCAGATAACGGCCACCCACGGCCGCAGCGTGTTGGTGTAAATGACGGTGGCCACGGCGTTGGCCGTATCGTGGAAACCGTTGACGAATTCAAAGGCGCAGGCTGCTACCAAGCAGGCAATCAGCAGCAGCAGCACATGAGGCTCTAAGCCAAACATAAGGGGGGGATTGGTGAAGATTCAGTTTTGGTAATCAAAGGTAGGATTACCGGAAAGGGGCGCAAGATTATGAAATTGTTACCGCAACAGCCGAACAGTCCCTGGCATGAGGCGCTAAACGTAGGCCGGCGCGCCAGGTTGGCTAGGCCACTGGCAAGTACAGGTTTTTCCTAATACACAGCGTTTGCGGAGCCTTTTCAGGCTGAGGTATAAACGATAAGCTAAAGCTTTGGCTACTTTTGCCAGCAAGTAGCTGTCATTCCGACGCAGGAGGAATCTGGGGAGTGGCCTAGGTGCTAACTCAGATTCCTCCTGCGCCGGAATGCCGGTCTTACTGGCCTACAACCACCTCTCCTACTATGAGCAACGAGCAGAAACCCGCCGCCACGGCCGAAAATACCCTGGCCGATATCGTGTCGCACGCCAAGGAATACGGCTTCGTA
Proteins encoded in this region:
- a CDS encoding inorganic phosphate transporter; translation: MFGLEPHVLLLLIACLVAACAFEFVNGFHDTANAVATVIYTNTLRPWVAVIWSAFWNFIGVLTGGIAVAMGVVYLLPVESLVDQNVYHGIAMVGALIVAAILWNVGTWYYGIPASSSHALIGSILGVGIAYSFLPDSHNAAVNWGKAGETGIALLVGPLFGFSLTIVMMFLLKRFVQNKAIFKEPHKRKPPPLWIRLILIVTCTLVSYFHGSNDGQKGVGLMMLILIGIVPTYFALDHSKNPLDMRDSLVKVEQVMQKVNVSELSAKDRESVASIKMQTNALDSIFVGKTEIGQLPQSTRFEIRKAILLLGNDAKKIQASDKVSLSTADRDTLKGGLDNMKGFTDYAPWQVLVAVSVSLGLGTMIGWQRIVKTIGERIGKEHLTYAQGASSELVAAAMIGASTAYGLPSSTTHVLSSAIAGSMVANRGIKNLNPQMVRNIALAWVLTLPVTMALAGGLFLLFRAILPS